The Leptodactylus fuscus isolate aLepFus1 chromosome 3, aLepFus1.hap2, whole genome shotgun sequence genome has a segment encoding these proteins:
- the LOC142198571 gene encoding hatching enzyme 1.2-like: MVSSFEAIDFAQFHSQPLLLGLGSKEETSLQINLLELRAIFLALSHWTSLLQGYPVQIEPDNSTAISYLNHQALFVLPEGSYKGLPAFKASISRWIQSAIKEAYWFKEELYVSLRFCMLVLGMMVSSFEAIHFAQFHSQPPLQALVQLRPPDSSASSDVDVFLREGDVAFDPFRSARKCKTCTWKKNSKGIVEVPFTIDPDQYSASDISLINESLKEFEVMTCVQFVNWTTQPDYLYIQSGSGCWSYIGRTGGKQTISLSSPSCVVYGVIQHEVMHSIGFFHEHTRVDRDDYINILWQNIAKGFAGNFNIDDGNTMNLPYDYESVMHYSANVYSIKPSLATMVPKTDPIVPIGQRSGLSSLDVRKMNAFYKCNVCREKLVKASGSFSGSSSSANQFGGNCLWLIQVPRNKIEVRFDFLNISSTDYVKVYDGMTKSSPVLLSETYGYGSITPLRSSGRNMLVEFVSVATSTFSTFNATYDAGPQQSWSQGVRPALFLEDEAKNHQRGGCR, translated from the exons GGCCTGGGGTCCAAGGAGGAAACCTCCCTACAGATCAACCTGCTGGAACTGAGGGCCATCTTTCTGGCTCTGTCTCACTGGACCTCCCTTCTCCAGGGGTATCCAGTCCAAATTGAGCCTGACAACTCCACCGCCATCTCCTACCTGAACCACCAGG CTTTGTTTGTGCTCCCAGAGGGCTCTTATAAGGGCTTGCCTGCTTTCAAGGCCTCCATCTCTAGATGGATTCAGTCTGCAATTAAGGAAGCCTATTGGTTTAAGG AGGAGCTCTACGTGTCTCTTCGGTTCTGCATGCTGGTCTTGGGCATGATGGTCTCGTCCTTCGAGGCCATTCACTTTGCCCAGTTCCACTCGCAGCCTCCTCTACAGGCTCTAGTCCAGCTTAGACCACCCGATTCTTCTGCCTCTTCGG ATGTAGATGTATTCCTGAGAGAGGGCGATGTCGCCTTTGACCCTTTTCGGAGTGCTAGAAAATGTAAAACATGCACGTGGAAGAAGAACAGCAAAGGAATTGTAGAAGTCCCGTTCACCATCGATCCTGATCAGTACT CCGCATCAGATATATCTCTGATAAATGAATCCTTGAAGGAGTTTGAGGTGATGACCTGTGTGCAGTTTGTGAACTGGACAACACAACCagactatctctatatacagtctgGATCAGG CTGCTGGTCTTACATTGGAAGGACTGGAGGCAAGCAGACCATAAGTCTTAGCTCTCCGAGCTGTGTGGTGTACGGTGTAATCCAGCATGAGGTTATGCACAGTATTGGCTTCTTCCATGAACATACCCGGGTGGATCGGGATGATTACATCAACATCTTATGGCAGAACATAGCAAAAG GTTTTGCCGGCAATTTCAACATTGATGATGGCAACACGATGAATCTTCCTTACGATTATGAATCAGTCATGCATTACTCCGC GAATGTCTATTCCATAAAACCATCTTTGGCTACCATGGTCCCAAAAACTGACCCTATTGTGCCTATTGGACAGAGATCCGGGTTGAGCAGTCTGGACGTGAGGAAAATGAATGCCTTCTATAAATGCA ATGTGTGTAGGGAAAAGCTGGTGAAGGCCTCAGGATCTTTTTCCGGAAGTAGTTCTTCTGCAAACCAATTTGGTGGAAACTGCCTCTGGCTTATTCAAGTCCCAAGGAACAAG ATTGAAGTGCGGTTTGACTTTCTTAACATCTCTTCAACTGACTATGTTAAAGTCTATGATGGTATGACTAaatcatcacctgtcctactgagtGAAACCTACGGATATGGATCAATCACGCCTCTGAGATCATCTGGACGTAACATGCTTGTAGAGTTCGTGAGCGTAGCCACTTCTACATTCAGTACATTTAATGCAACCTATGACGCCG GGCCGCAACAATCGTGGTCGCAGGGAGTGCGACCGGCCCTG TTCCTAGAAGATGAGGCAAAAAATCATCAGAGAGGTGGCTGCAGATAA